GCTGGACTCGCTCGGCCCGGACGCCCGCGCCGAGATCCTCGCGCTGCGCCGGCAGTGCGACGCCGAGGTGCGCGCGATCATCGAGGACGGCGTGACGGCCGGTGAGTTCGACGTGCTGGACGTGAAGGGCACGACCCTCGCCGTGCTCTCCCTGTGCATCGACGTGGCCCGCTGGTTCAACGTCGACGGCCCCTGGACACCCGACGAGGTCGGCGCGCTCTACGCCGACCTCGTGCTGCGGATGGTGGGAGCGAAGTAGGGCCGGACGCCTTCCGGCTACAGGTAGTACCGCGAGACGGACTCGGCGACGCATACGGGCTTGTCCCCGCCCTCGCGCTCCACGCTGAACGCGACGGTGACCTGGACGCCGCCCGCCACGTCGTCCACGCCGGAGATGGTGGCGGTGGCACGCAGCCGCGAGCCGACCGGCACCGGGGCGGGGAAACGCACCTTGTTCGTCCCGTAGTTGACGCCCATCTTCACGCCTTCGACCTTGATGAGCTGGGGTCCGAAGAGCGGGAGCAGGGACAGCGTGAGATAGCCGTGGGCGATGGTGGTCCCGAAGGGCCCGGCGGCGGCCTTCTCCGGATCGACATGGATCCACTGGTGGTCACCGGTGGCCTCCGCGAACAAGTCGATCCGCTTCTGGTCGACCTCCAGCCAGTCCGTGTGTCCCAGCTGCTCGCCCACCGCCGCCTTCAGGTCGTCGGCGGAGGTGAAGATCCTCGGCTCTGCCATGTCCAGGCCTCTCGCGTCGCGTATCTCGGATGCCAATATCTAAGCAACTGCTTAGCATGCTAGGCCGTGGAGCCCCTGTCAACGGAACCGGGCGATGACACGATAGGTAGGTTTGAGGCGTGCCCCAGATCCCCGAGAAGATCCACGAGCTCACGGTCGGCCAGCTCGCCGCCCGTAGCGGCGCCGCCGTCTCCGCCTTGCACTTCTACGAGTCCAAGGGTCTGATCAGCAGCCGCCGCACCTCCGGCAACCAGCGCCGCTACACCCGTGACACCCTCCGCCGGGTCGCCTTCGTCCGGGCCGCGCAACGCGTCGGCATCCCGCTGGCCACGATCCGCGAGGCCCTCGCCCAACTCCCCGAGGAGCGCACGCCCACGAACGAGGACTGGGCGCGTCTGTCGGAGACCTGGCGCTCGGAACTGGACGAACGCATCAAGCAACTGAACCGCCTGCGCGACCACTTGACCGACTGCATCGGCTGCGGCTGCCTCTCCCTCGACACATGCGTCCTGTCCAACCCGGACGATGTCTTCGGCGAACGACTGACGGGGTCGCGCCTGCTGGCGGAGCCGGGGGGCCGGCAGAAGGGGGAGCGGGCAGGGCCGAGAGGCGGGAGCAGGAGGCCGGGGACCGCTGCTGACGCGCTGCGCCGGCGTGCCGGGTTGGTTCGCCCATGAGCTCGGGGCTTTGGCTCGTGGGGCGGCTGCGGGTTGTGGTTGGCCGGTCGCGCAGTTCCCCGCGCCCCTTGGCCGGCTGCGGGGCCGTTGGCTGTTTCGCTGAGCCCCGTAGCCTGCGAGCGACAGCGCCGCTGAGGCATCATGCTGCGGCTGCAGCTGCAGCTGCAGCCGCAGCCGGCCTCGCCTGCGGGCAGTCGGGCCGCTGGGGCGGCGCCCGTCCCAAAGACGGCGGCACCCGGCCGGCGCCGGCGAGCGCCTCCCCCCGGCACCAGCACCGGGTACCGCCAAGCCCAGGCTCACTCGTACTCGGTCCCACCCTTCCGAGTCAGATACGCCGGACTCACCGCCTTCGCGATCGCCCGCCTGCCGGTCACCGCGCTGTACCGCTCACTGACCGGCCGTATCACCACACCCTCCCGCAGATGAAGCTCCCGCCCGGACACCGTCTCCCGCCCACTGGCGACTCCCAGCACCCGCTCGATGTCGTACGGCCCCTCGAACAGCCGCGGCACCAAAGGCAGTTCCCCCTCCAGCACCTCCGCGGCGTCCAGCCACCGCACCCGACCGTCGATCTCCGCCGACACATCGAACACGGCGTAACCCAAGGTCTCCCGTCGCCCATCGGCCCCGTACGTCAGGTCCTGCACCCCCGCGCCGTACACCTCGCCGAAGATGCCCACCCGGCGCGCGCCCAGTCGCTCGGCCACCCGAACCGCCGCCTCGGCGACGCCGTGCCCCCGCACCGTCCGCCAGTACAGATTGCGCGGATCCTCCCGCAGCGCCAGCGACTTCGCGCCGAAGCCCTTGGAGGAGACGTACACCCGGCCCTCGTCGGCGACATACGTGAGCAGGCACGCCGAGCCGTGCAGCTTCTCGGTCAGCACCACGCGCTCACCCGGCTCGAAGATGTCCGGATACCGCTGGATGTTCTCGATGTCGACCCAGGGCAGCAGACCCGGCGCAGACTCCACCTCACCGGACATCGTGGGCGGGATCGGCGGCACCCACTTGGTGACCCCGAGCACCTCCGCGAAGTCGGTCCCCTCCGCGGCCGCCCGCGCCAGATCGACGTCGGCCAGCGCCTTCGGCCGGCACACGATCCCCTGCGACAGCTCACCGCGCAGCCGCACCGCCCTGACCCGGTCGGCCCTGCTCCCCGCCAGCCGTCCGGTCAGCCCCAGTTCCTCGATCAGTCCGGCCGGCAGCACGGACTGCTCGGGGATGTACACGGCGGCCTCACCGGTGCGGTACGCGCCCTTGGCGACGACGGCCCGGTACAGACCCACTTGGGCCAGCTCCAGGGCGTCGGCGTTGGGATGCTCGTGGACGGTCAGCACTTCGGCGGTGACGCGCAGCGTCGACATGAGGGGCTCCTTCAGGACCTCAGGTTCGTTTCATCGCCCCCAACTGTCCGGACGGGAAAGGGCTGGAGCGAGCCGATTAGCGGCTGGTATCGTCGCACTCTTCGGCCGGCACTCCGTCGCGCACGGAGTCCTGAAACGGGACCAGCCCCATGTCCTCAGCCGCCCTTGACTCAGCCCTCGCCGAGATCGACACCGTCTTCGGCGGTTTCACGAGCCCCGCCGAGACCGGCTGCGGCTACTGCCACGCGCCCCAGGAGACCGCGTAACTGCGCACGCCGGACGTGCGGATGCCCGTGGACGTGGTGCGGTACTACCTCTTCGAGGTGCCCGACCCCCCAAAGGGGGGACCCCCATCGACGACCACGAGGCCGTGATGCGGCGCCTGCTGCCGCAGGGCGCACGGGCGCCGGCCGACGGCACCCTGGGCGCGATCGGGTTCGGGGCTCACGGGCTGTCCCGGGTGGACCGGCGCTCCTGGCCGGCCGAGCAGGTCG
Above is a window of Streptomyces sp. DT2A-34 DNA encoding:
- a CDS encoding MaoC family dehydratase; this encodes MAEPRIFTSADDLKAAVGEQLGHTDWLEVDQKRIDLFAEATGDHQWIHVDPEKAAAGPFGTTIAHGYLTLSLLPLFGPQLIKVEGVKMGVNYGTNKVRFPAPVPVGSRLRATATISGVDDVAGGVQVTVAFSVEREGGDKPVCVAESVSRYYL
- the soxR gene encoding redox-sensitive transcriptional activator SoxR, producing the protein MPQIPEKIHELTVGQLAARSGAAVSALHFYESKGLISSRRTSGNQRRYTRDTLRRVAFVRAAQRVGIPLATIREALAQLPEERTPTNEDWARLSETWRSELDERIKQLNRLRDHLTDCIGCGCLSLDTCVLSNPDDVFGERLTGSRLLAEPGGRQKGERAGPRGGSRRPGTAADALRRRAGLVRP
- a CDS encoding RNA ligase (ATP): MSTLRVTAEVLTVHEHPNADALELAQVGLYRAVVAKGAYRTGEAAVYIPEQSVLPAGLIEELGLTGRLAGSRADRVRAVRLRGELSQGIVCRPKALADVDLARAAAEGTDFAEVLGVTKWVPPIPPTMSGEVESAPGLLPWVDIENIQRYPDIFEPGERVVLTEKLHGSACLLTYVADEGRVYVSSKGFGAKSLALREDPRNLYWRTVRGHGVAEAAVRVAERLGARRVGIFGEVYGAGVQDLTYGADGRRETLGYAVFDVSAEIDGRVRWLDAAEVLEGELPLVPRLFEGPYDIERVLGVASGRETVSGRELHLREGVVIRPVSERYSAVTGRRAIAKAVSPAYLTRKGGTEYE